In the Colletotrichum higginsianum IMI 349063 chromosome 7 map unlocalized unitig_7, whole genome shotgun sequence genome, one interval contains:
- a CDS encoding Tetracycline resistance protein from transposon, whose amino-acid sequence MPAPRAAIVGAGPATSSSRPVGCMPARPPYLAIVEAAVFEGEASPDFRSQSGSSLDLHTENGLAALKQAGLFDEFLKSATGSGSSIQERPEIDRPKLRKLLAESLPVAVIKWGHHLKEVTHKQPLWAEISTFGMVIPSAAETATDVYKLADKDGVLPTVTASDLPSSNVTVIGDTAHSSTPLLGEGVNVTLEDAMKLASAIIHTASKRGDPDLLDGGIKAFENEMPIPHEQSAAADEGAHARLYVHAGFAADDHRDVDNEACQVRDTIGVPSAGCRHGALILFFMRRLLAP is encoded by the exons ATGCCGGCCCCCCGCGCAGCAATCGTTGGAGCAGGACCTGCCA CTTCTTCCAGTAGACCCGTTGGGTGTATGCCGGCGCGCCCGCCATATCTGGCCATCGTCGAAGCAGCAGTATTCGAAGGCGAGGCTTCGCCGGACTTTCGATCCCAGAGCGGGAGCAGCTTAGACCTGCACACAGAGAATGGACTGGCCGCGTTGAAGCAGGCCGGCCTTTTTGACGAGTTCTTGAA GTCCGCGACGGGTTCTGGTAGCTCGATCCAGGAGCGGCCCGAGATCGACCGGCCGAAGCTGCGCAAGCTTCTCGCCGAATCCCTCCCCGTAGCTGTGATCAAGTGGGGGCACCACCTCAAGGAAGTCACCCATAAGCA ACCGCTTTGGGCCGAAATCAGCACATTTGGCATGGTCATTCCGAGtgcggccgagacggccaCTGACGTTTACAAGCTGGCCGACAAAGACGGCGTTTTGCCAACAGTGACGGCAAGCGACTTACCATCCAGCAA TGTCACGGTCATTGGGGACACAGCGCACTCGTCGACACCACTTTTAGGCGAGGGTGTTAACGTCACGCTTGAGGACGCGATGAAGTTGGCAAGTGCCATCATCCACACAGCAAGCAAAAGAGGCGACCCCGACCTGCTTGACGGGGGGATCAAGGCGTTCGAGAACGAGATGCCCATTCCGCATGAACAAAGTGCAGCGGCTGACGAAGGAGCTCATGCGCGACTATATGTTCACGCCGGGTTCGCCGCGGACGACCATCGCGATGTCGATAACGAGGCTTGTCAAGTCCGAGACACCATAGGTGTTCCATCCGCTGGCTGCCGGCATGGTGCACTCATTCTTTTTTTCATGCGCCGGCTGCTGGCGCCTTAA